The genomic region TAGGGGATTACTTCTTGCGGGGGCGGTACTTGCCGTAAGAACCGCGGAAAATTTTGCCACGACGGGTACGACGATCACCTTTGCCCATATTCTACTCCTAGGCTTTAGCACCACCCAAAAGCTGGGTTACCTTGCTCATCAGACGGGACTTGCGACGGCTGGCCGCGTTTTTGTGCAAGGTGGAACCTTTGGCGGCCTTATCGATCAGGCTTTCAGCATAGCGCATGACCCGCACCGCCTCGTCGGCATTGCCTTCTTTGGCCAGGGTCACTGCTTTCTTGCTGATGGTTTTGATGGCCGACATCTTGGACTTATTACGGGCACGACGCTTAAGCGACTGCCGGTGGCGCTTCATGGCCGAGGGGTTGCGAGCAGATTTTTTCTGTGCCATATTTCTCCAAAATTGCCTAAATGGGGGCTGCACAGCTCCAAGAGCAGCCTCGAGGCAAACCGCTCACAAGTCTAGCATACCTCTAAGCCCCGTGCCTAGACCCTCAAAATTCGTTGCGGGCTGCAACCCAGTCCATGCGCACCTGGCCTCGAGCCTCTCTAAAGCGAAAAATCACATCGTACAGATTGGCCTCGGCCGGATACCTGATTTCTTCGGCAAAGCGACCCTGGTAGCGTTTGACCAGCCCCGGGCCGGTCTGACCCGCTCGGCGAATCTCCACCTCAAAGCTTCCCCGGCGCAGGTCTCCGCTTACGGTCACTTTGACAAAAGCCCGAATGCCCGTCGCCCGAACCTGGTTGCGGGTCTCGCCGGTGTAGTTCCAATAGTAGACCGGGGTGAACGGAGCATAGCCTATCGCCAAGCCAAAGCGCTCGGCATACAAGTACACGCCCCCTACAATCAGGGCCAGAAATAAAAGGCTTCGCACAGTTTCAGTATATCGAGGTTCTCGCTGTTTTTTGTGCCTATCCAGCCAAGAAGGCACTCGAGCCGCCCAAAACCCAACACGCACAGCTTTGGGATTTCTGGCGAGGACATTACCCTGAAGGAAAGACCCGGTTGCGCCCGGCCCGCTTGGCCAGGTAGAGCTGGGCGTCGGCGGCGGCCAGGAGTTTCTCGTGGTTGGGAAGGGTGGGGTCGCTGCTCACCCCGATGCTCACCGTGACCCGCAGGTCGGGGTGCAGCCCAGACCAGTCGTGGGTCTCGATGCGCCGGCGCACCCGCTCACAGGCCACCAGCGCCCCCGCTAGGTCGGTTTGGGGAAAGACCAGGGCAAACTCCTCGCCCCCGTAGCGGGCGGCGAAGTCGACTCCCCGGCAGCCGGACTCGAGTATCTGCCCCACCAAACGCAGCACGTCGTCGCCTACCTGGTGCGAGAAGGTGTCGTTGATGTGTTTAAAGTGGTCTATGTCCACCATGGCAATACTGAGGGGAAAGCCATAGCGTTTGGAAGCGGCAAACTCGCGCTCCAGGTTCTCCTCCAGGTAGCGACGGTTATAAAGCCGGGTGAGGGGGTCTTGGCGGGCCAGGCGCTCGAGTTCTTGGGACTGCTGGCGCAGCTTGTCCAGTAGCCGCGATTTTTCGGCGTTGGCTTCTTTGAGGCTTTCGATGGCCAGGGCCAGTTCGCGGTTGGCGCGGGCCAGCTCGGTATTACGCAGACGCTCAATTTCGGCCTCCTGACGCGCTTTTTCCACCTGGAACCCAGCCAGCAGGGCAGCGGTTTTTTGGGCTTGCTGCTCTTTGTGCAGCCGGCGCTCAATTTCGAGGGCCTGCCGGAGGTGGTACAGCGCCAGGGCCGGTTTTCGTGCTTGCTCGAAAACCTCAGACAGGGCTTGGTGAAACTCGAGCAAGGGCTTTTGCGGGCCCAGTTCTTCGGCCAGTCTGAGCCCTTGTTGCAGCATCGTTGTAGCGGCATCGGGCTGCCCCAAGCGCCCCAGGGCCGTACCCATCTGCAACCGCACGCTAAGCTCACCCAGACGGTTGCCCACCTCGCGGTGAAGGTCTTGTGCTTCCTGGAAAAACTGCAGGGCTTTTTCTGCATGGCCTAGCTTAGCCTGGCACAGGCCGAGGTTTTCCAAGCAGGTAGCCCGCACCAGAGGGCTCTCGAGCCGGTCGGCCATCTGCAGGGCTTGCTGGTGGTAGTCCAGTGCCTCTTGTACGCGACCCAGCCGCTGAAACACCAGGCCCAGGTTGGAGAGGGCGTTGGCCTGGCCCTGTAGGTCGCCTAGCGTTTGTTTGAGCTGCAGGCTTTCGCGGTAAAGCTCCACCGCACCGGGGTAGTCGCCCATCTCGAGGTAGACCAGCCCCAGGTTGTTGAGGGTAGCGGCCTCTCCCAGGCGGTCGCCCAGCTCGCGCTTGAGGGTCAGACTGCGCAAAAAATACTTGGTGGCCTCCTGGTAGTTGCCCAGGGTGTACTGAACTACGCCCACCCCACTCAGGGCGTTGGCTTCTTGCAGCTTGAGTTCGTACCTGCGGCTTTGCTCGAGGGCTTGCAGATAATACTCCAGCGCCTTGGGAAAACTGCCCTGGAAGTAGTAGAAGTTGCCGAGGGCGTTTAGGGTATCTAGCTCGCCTCTAACCTCGGCGGAGGCCCGCAGGATGGAGAGGGCTTCCTCCAAGCACCCCTGGGCTGCCGGCAGGTTGCCCTGGCGAAAATGAAAATCGCCCAGGTTTTTGAGGGCCAGGCCGCGCCCGGCCGGATAAGCCGGGTTCTGCGACAAGATCAGCATCTCCTCCACCGTTTCCCTGGCCCGGCGCAGGTCACTCAGGCGCAGAAACTGGTAGAGCTGATCTAAGAGCCCCAGTTTTTCCGATAGGAGCTGGGTTTGGCTCAGCTGGGCCTCGAGGGCCTGGAGGGTTTGGTTCATAGCCCGAAAAATCCTGGGTTTTATGATACCGATTTTATGCTCCGAAACAAACCTGGTTGCGGCGTTTGCGCTTGGCCTCGTAGAGGTACAGGTCGGCTGCCATGAGCAGCTTTTCATGGTTGGAAGCAGCCGGCGCGTCGGACACCCCGATGCTGACCGTGACCACCAGATCGGGGT from Meiothermus sp. harbors:
- a CDS encoding tetratricopeptide repeat protein, translated to MNQTLQALEAQLSQTQLLSEKLGLLDQLYQFLRLSDLRRARETVEEMLILSQNPAYPAGRGLALKNLGDFHFRQGNLPAAQGCLEEALSILRASAEVRGELDTLNALGNFYYFQGSFPKALEYYLQALEQSRRYELKLQEANALSGVGVVQYTLGNYQEATKYFLRSLTLKRELGDRLGEAATLNNLGLVYLEMGDYPGAVELYRESLQLKQTLGDLQGQANALSNLGLVFQRLGRVQEALDYHQQALQMADRLESPLVRATCLENLGLCQAKLGHAEKALQFFQEAQDLHREVGNRLGELSVRLQMGTALGRLGQPDAATTMLQQGLRLAEELGPQKPLLEFHQALSEVFEQARKPALALYHLRQALEIERRLHKEQQAQKTAALLAGFQVEKARQEAEIERLRNTELARANRELALAIESLKEANAEKSRLLDKLRQQSQELERLARQDPLTRLYNRRYLEENLEREFAASKRYGFPLSIAMVDIDHFKHINDTFSHQVGDDVLRLVGQILESGCRGVDFAARYGGEEFALVFPQTDLAGALVACERVRRRIETHDWSGLHPDLRVTVSIGVSSDPTLPNHEKLLAAADAQLYLAKRAGRNRVFPSG
- the rpsT gene encoding 30S ribosomal protein S20, giving the protein MAQKKSARNPSAMKRHRQSLKRRARNKSKMSAIKTISKKAVTLAKEGNADEAVRVMRYAESLIDKAAKGSTLHKNAASRRKSRLMSKVTQLLGGAKA
- a CDS encoding 30S ribosomal protein THX — protein: MGKGDRRTRRGKIFRGSYGKYRPRKK